In the Drosophila teissieri strain GT53w chromosome 3R, Prin_Dtei_1.1, whole genome shotgun sequence genome, GCTTTTGAGGGGTGCAGTGGGTGGGGCAGGTGGAGCTGGGCACGAGCCCCTCCAATTGAGATGCCCAGAGAGTGGGAATCGGGGAATCATTCGCATTAACCGGCTTATTAGCGCCGTGCCTGAGGCAAACAAAATGGTTTGTACTGCACTAAAAACAATACTATAACTAAACAAAATGTCAAATACTATAAATAGCAGCATCAATTCTCCAGCTGTTTCGTTACGGATATGGCTAAATCGACTCGGGTAGTGATCCAGATCAacaatatatacactttatagggtcggaaacTCTTCATACTAActcttaaatacttttcaacgaatctcgTTACCcatttactttacgagtataTTGAGTTATACATCGTTACGCCGATATAATTAACAATGCATCgatagaaaaattaaaatgttataacatttttcatcCAATTGCAAATCTACTAAGAGCGTTATCATATTGTGAAAAATTCACTTATTATCGATTTAAAGGGAAGATATTTATTCACATTATAGAATTTCCTGATCGCTCgcttcaaacaaaaaaaaagttaaagaGCTTTACAAAATAAGCTAAAAGTCACGCACGAACTAAGAAAAAAGGGGAATAAATTGTTTCGAGCCGTTAAATTGgtaaacagaaactgaaacaataaatttttgaGCTGCCAATTTAAGTGATTAAATGGATTATAACCACACCTTTCACCTTTTACGCACGCAAAGTTTAATCatgttacatacatactaaaagttaaaaagaaatatagtCAGTAAATAAACGTACATTCTCCGAGAGAAAAGattttaaatacaacaaacaaatggagTGATTTTACACAAAATAAGTTGAACATTTTAACTTTACTAGTTTAAATTCGTTTATAAATTCGTAAATATACTTCCTCAGATGAAGTGCGCAGCTTTTAAACTTCACCAATGGGGcttaaatgaattatttattggggacaataaaagaaataatgcTACCCAACTGTACCTGAGTCTTCGTGTACTTTTATCCATCCAAGGACACACGTAATGCGCTTATCAGGTTGCGAATTTTTTCCAGTTGCCTGTCACGTTCccaaaagttatttatgtAGTTATTCGTGTGCCAACCGCGCTGAGCTCGCTGAAATTGGCCACAACTCCATCGCACCGAGAAGAGAATTCCCCACTGAAAAAAGCAATTATTCATTACAGAAAACTGAACCGAATCGAGAACCTTGGCATGCGAGTGCAGCTGCAAGGCGAAGGATAATGAAAATGGGTAGCCAGGACATCGACGGGGcgaaattaaaagcaaacatcCACAGAAAGCGGCGATGCAGTCCACTGCTATATGGAATCATTTTGCTCTACAAAGTGGCAATGATACCGGCAGCTGTTCCGGAATTGGAAGCAGGAACCCCCTATAGTCAGCCCCTCACTACGATGGCGGGACAGCCGCGCAACGACGACACATTCCGACCCATCCTACCCATTGACATCAGTCCGGAGTTCATATCGCGAAATGTCTTCACCAAGTCGGGACAGTACAGAGTGTTCCAGCCGGCGGAGAGCGAAAGTGATCTGCGCTTGGCAGTGGTCATGCGTCGCCGGAACTTTAAACACTCCTCGGACTCACCAATACAGGAGGCGTCCAAGAGTTCGGGAGTCGCCTTTAAGAAAAATTCCACTGCCTCTATTGACGCCGAGCTAAAGGGTCTGGAGGATCTGCTCGTGGACTACGTGGAGCAGTTCTTTAGCAACGGCAAATATGAACCCACTCCCGGCTTGGTCCTGGCCCTACAGCAGAACCACTCGCAACAACAATCCCACACTGGAAAGCGCACATCCCGAAGCGTTTTGGAGGACACCAACGTGGAGCTGAATGTTCCAAGGGCTTTTGAAAGCGCCCGACTACTTTTTTTCAGCGGTAAGTAAAAGTAAGAGCTTAAATCCTTGAAACTCCATTAAATGTCTTCTTACTTAAGTAGCAGGTAGATTAATTTTTGAAGAGCAACATTTTTCAGACATATATAAGTACGTAAATCTCCATGCTTTTCTTCAAGTACAAAactaaagtaaagtaaaaataaagtaCAGCTCAAAAGTCTTCCgtcaaaaacattaaaggcaccaaaagcaaaaggaaaatcggATACATCAGACATGGTTACTCACAAAATTCTCTCTATAGCTTACTTGAGTAGTATATCGGTTATTACCAATCCAATATTAAAGTTATTCAAGTCATTGATTCACTCTTGGTACTTGGTTCTTGTATTAACTAACGACATACCAATTTTCCACTCCAGGTTTGAAGAAGGTGATGTGGCCCATATACATGGGTCTGCAAGTGCTGAAGAGCGTGCTTTTCGCCATGTTCCTGCCAACCATCATCAGCAGTGTAAGCCGACTGATTGGCAAGGGTAACTACATCGGCTTAGGACacttgaataaatttaaacatttgtaTTCCTTCGGGCCAGGCATAACATCCGGCTCGGCTGGGTCGGTGCCGTTGTTCATCCGCCCCATGGAGCCGCCGCAGGAACTGGACTTCCGGGACAACAGCATGAATTTCGATGACGACAGCAAGTTTTCCCTGGCGGACGAGAGCAAAACGCCAGCTGGCTACGAGTACAATGCAGGTAGGTCATCTGAAGAAGAAAATGCTGTCTTGATGATACTTATTATAAATTTGCTTACCCTGCAGAGGCTtcccagcagcaggcgcaaTATGCCCAGGTGAACGGGAACTCAGTAAACCAGGCCACTTTGTCGCGCTACGGAGGTCAGCAGATGATGCAGGACACCTATCTGAGTGCTCTGCAGAGTATTGGGGCTGCCTCCTTCAAGAACTCCCAGAGCATGTCGGGATCCTTCAGTGCAGGAGCTGGTGGCGGAGCTCCAGGAATGACGAAGAAACCAACGCCAGCGGTCATGAACACGTTCCAGAGCTTCAAAAAGGTGCCCAGCTCGTCGCTTTTGCTGTCCAACTACGACCCCTTCTACAGTCCACTATTGTCTCGCTTGGACTCGGTGTTTGCCCAGCTCAAATTGAATCCGGAGAACGAGGCTTGCCGGGAGAAACTCATCTGCCTGATGTACGCCAACCCCGCGAAGTATGCTCCGTACAGCAACCTGGTATCCGCCCAACTCAGCAGGTGAGTTCGGTTTCCGCCTGAAAGTATGCCGTAATGAATCGCAGTTGAGTAATTACACTAGGTAATGTTATAGGGAAATTCCAGCTAACCCTTTGTGACCTTGGCAGCTGTTAATTCAGCCCATTGGGCGCGCcggctaaatttaaaatattaacaacattaataacataaaaacaagagagaatgaaatagtcgagttccccgaccatcagatacccgttaatcAGCTAAAGGAAGGGCGAACGAGAAATGATAAAAGTGcaaaatacaataacaaatgaaaaaaaacattttgaagatttgtggcggtttgtgggccttaggGCTTTTATAGTTACTGAAATCGAGGCGttcagacggacggacagacggatataGCCCGTTAGACTTGgccattgatcctgatcaggaatatatatactttaaatggtcggaaacgcatCCTTCTGCCAGTTATATACTTTACAACGAATATAGTAGGCTCTTTTGCTTTACGAGTACAAGGTATAACCATCACAGGAAACCAATTAACAATTCTGATCCTCCTTAAAGAAGATCGGAGAATAAGATCTATCACTCAGGCAGTCACAgaaatcaattatttaattctttcaatttaatttaactgtCTCGCCCACTCTTAGGGAACTGAACGAGCTACGGAAGCCGACTTCCGACAACCCGGACATCCTGCGATTCTTCAAGTACATGCGGGCGGCGAAGGACGGCCAGGACGGCGTCGACTGCGACGAGTCCTTCGCCAAGTGCAAGGAGCTGAAGGACCTCGAGAACCCGGCAATGCTGTCCACCTACAACGACATCAACAAACTGGTCCAGGCCCGCAAGCTGGCGTAGACAGGGTCAAAACGCCTCGGAGCCATCTCTGGAACGGGATGGGGTCGAGATGACAGCAAAGTTCGTGGGAGTCACGTCAAAAGTCCGTCTGACATCCCGACATGCCTGCCTTCTGGGGATGGGCGGTGTAATTATGCAAATCGTACTTAAGATAGGATAGCCTAGCCATATATTGAGGTTCGTCGCACGGCAGATGTCGGCGGAGGGCGAGGGAGGGTGCGCAGGGGCGGGGGCATCATTAATACGCTGTAAATAGAAAAGTTTGTTTCGTAGTTTAATTAGCGCGAGCACCAATACTGGAGGACGCTGTTATTTTTAGCCATTTAGCTGAATTTTAGGTATTTATTTCTAGCCTACGACTATGTTTAAAACTAACCCAActagttttaattatttattctgttgttgttatgcGATTAGTCAGCGAGCGTTGTTCAATGTCCTAATTATTCAATAAAATCATGTTGTACCACCAGAAATAAACTGCTCTCATAATCTTTCAACGGGCGTTGCAAGTCTCGCAAACTCTTTGCGCTTGATAGGGAAGGAGAAACAGGGACTTGGTTTCTTAAGCGTATTCCTGTTTTAAATTGACGTCAAGGAGAAACAGCTTGTATGACGACACCAGCACGGGAACACCTTTCTAGTTTTATTGCTAATATCTGCGTTATACAGAATCTCTGCAAGACTTGGAGAAGCACGAAACTTAATTACAAGCAAACATGTGGTTGCTAGAATATGGCTAGTATATGCATcaaaatgtatgtacatgcgtGTAAATTCATACAGATAACGTTCTGTCCTTTCTGCTTCAATACAGTGTCCACATAGTGACAACGAACAGTCGAAACTAGGTTATTCATTTGTAACATACTTTTTTGTAATGTTACTAGTATTTGTCAATAAAAATTGTTACGAGTATCTGatgattttgaatttttatcgCACTTTGTTAAAATGTGGTTCTGTTTGATAAAATAATATCTATATTTTACATAAGTATAGAAACTTTAATCAAAGGAATCTTTTAAGACTCTTGTGAAATTTTTTATACACTGACAAGCGATTAAATGgattgagtttttttttttttaattttatttattaaggcaTACGTAGAATCATgcattttgatatttattagtGTCTCCGGTACTCGAAAACTAATAGTGGTAAAATggtatattcttttttatgaATAGAAACAGATATCACGATTCAGTGATTTTTAGAAAATTGTGCaaggtttatttattttgggccCGGTCTGTGCAGTGAAAGTGGACGCGCTGCACATATTGGGTTTAGCCCTTATGTTACCGGAATTCCGCCCTACTTGTTTACATATAAcatatagtacatacatatacatatatgcggaatgttcattttatttacatttgaagAATTTTCCCACTGGTCAAATCCTCGAAAGTTCTGGACTAGATGATTCAATTACGTGGCTTGGGCAACATGTCCGGCAAAACAGGAGCGTCCCCGACCGCAACCTCGCCCCCCGTCACGCCACACAAGCGCCCTCGGACTGACGGAAACAATTGCCGCCGGCGGACTTCTGTTTGCGGCCTCGTTGGCAGATCGTGCCTCCTCTGACCGAGGAAAATCGGGAAATCGTGCGAATGTGGCAGCGGGAAAACCCGCAGCATGCCGCctgttgttttgatttttgtggcaGCCAGAGGGGGAAATGCCCAGATTCCCCACGGTTGCCCCACAGTTGCCCCACTGTTGCCACCGCAGGAAATTGCAGAGAATGCAAAAACCAACTGGATGCAGTTTCCTCTGGCTCGCATTTCGCCCTCACTTTAAACGTGGGCGTTCCCAAAAACCCGTTTGCAGTAAAAGTAATAATCGCATGTGAGGCAAGAGGCCAAGAGTTACATAACCCCGGCGGCTGTGACGTACGTTTTCCCGAAATGAGTCACTTCAACAGTTTGTTGGCTCTTTAAATCAAACTCGAATTAAAGCCAAGGCCTCGACGTGCGCCACAAAAACTTTGGGATTTTCTCAAGGCACACGAACGCTCGACTCGCCCAGCCGGACGCGAAAAAGCGCAGGTCGTTGTCTCTCACCCACGGAGGCAAAAGTAAACCCGATCGCCTGATCGTATCCACAACCTACCGCAAGTGCGACTGTGTTGAGATCTGCCTCTTAGCCATCATCGTTGTCGGCCAAAAGCGACGACAGCGGCTGGGCTATTGTCTCCATGTATTCCATGTATTGACTTTGCCAACGACTCCTCCTCTCGCCACTTATcgcatttcatataaaatcTTTGCCGGCCAGCAGCCACGGCACAGTCGCTTTTGGCCCACAGAAAGACAGAGTCGCTTAAAAAACGCGTTAAGGATATACCCAATAAAAAACAACCCCAGGCGCTTATAGGAAACAGCAAAAGGTAAACAGCGGAAAAAACCGAGCGAAAAAATAACGTAAAATTTTGTGAAGTGAAGTGGAGTGAAATGAACTGCAAGAAATTGTGtaataaccaaataaaatagatGTGGGAAATGCCAGCATTGCCAATTTTAACGACCATTGGATTGTGGCGGAAAGCTTTTAACCGTACTTTAATAAATCggttgaaaatattatttttttttgtaaaatacaCTTCTTTAAACAGAAAGGGCTTTATAACATACCTGTAGTTATTTGATTACTTTCCATTAATTccaattaatataattttcagTATGACCataagaaaaattaatttatgtaaatttgtCCGGTAAATGAATCAGAGGCGacatattttggtttttaagatgaattaaataatttgatgTTCACATGTATTCAAAGATTGGTTAGGAAGTGCTATTTTCAACAATTCTATactactttttacttttctatACTATACAATATATACTATTGTTTATATAGTGTtcaaaaccaattttttttccacaaATATGTACCCACATGGTGGGCGGTTCAAGGGTGTACATAAACTGTTTAATCATCCGACACGATAAAGCCATCATTTCCATTTATCGCCAATGTAATTTCGAAATGCCGACCATCACCAGTCCACATTTCATTGACCTTCGATggcgaatgcaaattgaaaagcaaaacaaatagcgAAAACAACACGACAGACACAGTGTCCAAAATTTGTAATCTTTTTCGACATCAGAGACATCAAAGACTACTGACTGGGCACCATATTCACCGTGAATCAATAAATGATTCACTAATCTATAAATCTTGCGCACCCATTCCCAACCTATTACGATCCCTCATAAACATCCGGAATTTGTTGCGTGCTTTCGGGTGCTCGACTGGCAGTTGCCATAAACTTTCCACTTTCGCGCCATAAAGTGTTTTTCGCTGCATAGTCTTTGGCGCTCCACAAACTTTTCTTGTCGTGGACATTGAACTTCTTTAAACTTGGTGGCCGAGCTAAGTTCTTTGTTATTCACACAAGCGTCGGCTGATgagtcccagttccagtcTGTGTTTGGCCCAAATGGGAACCTAACG is a window encoding:
- the LOC122621067 gene encoding uncharacterized protein LOC122621067 — protein: MKMGSQDIDGAKLKANIHRKRRCSPLLYGIILLYKVAMIPAAVPELEAGTPYSQPLTTMAGQPRNDDTFRPILPIDISPEFISRNVFTKSGQYRVFQPAESESDLRLAVVMRRRNFKHSSDSPIQEASKSSGVAFKKNSTASIDAELKGLEDLLVDYVEQFFSNGKYEPTPGLVLALQQNHSQQQSHTGKRTSRSVLEDTNVELNVPRAFESARLLFFSGLKKVMWPIYMGLQVLKSVLFAMFLPTIISSVSRLIGKGITSGSAGSVPLFIRPMEPPQELDFRDNSMNFDDDSKFSLADESKTPAGYEYNAEASQQQAQYAQVNGNSVNQATLSRYGGQQMMQDTYLSALQSIGAASFKNSQSMSGSFSAGAGGGAPGMTKKPTPAVMNTFQSFKKVPSSSLLLSNYDPFYSPLLSRLDSVFAQLKLNPENEACREKLICLMYANPAKYAPYSNLVSAQLSRELNELRKPTSDNPDILRFFKYMRAAKDGQDGVDCDESFAKCKELKDLENPAMLSTYNDINKLVQARKLA